In bacterium, a single window of DNA contains:
- a CDS encoding response regulator, protein MATVLIVDDDAALRMLYEEELSNEGWEVTLAGSGEEAVKNIAEKRPDIIVLDIRMEGLDGLDTLQKIMTSDKSIPVILNTAYSSYQDDFRTWAADAYIVKSSDLSELKITVRKILEEKGAS, encoded by the coding sequence ATGGCTACGGTGCTGATTGTGGATGATGACGCTGCTTTGAGAATGCTCTACGAGGAGGAGCTCTCAAACGAAGGCTGGGAGGTTACACTCGCCGGCTCGGGAGAAGAGGCGGTTAAGAACATCGCGGAGAAAAGGCCGGATATCATTGTTCTCGACATTAGGATGGAGGGACTTGACGGGCTGGACACGCTCCAAAAAATCATGACAAGCGATAAATCGATCCCTGTCATCCTGAACACTGCTTACAGCAGCTATCAGGACGATTTTAGGACGTGGGCCGCCGATGCCTACATTGTCAAATCATCCGATCTAAGCGAATTGAAAATTACTGTGCGCAAAATCCTTGAAGAAAAGGGCGCAAGCTGA